Proteins encoded by one window of Mariniplasma anaerobium:
- a CDS encoding HPr family phosphocarrier protein, with amino-acid sequence MYKKQIQITNPSGLHARPGSDFVNLAKKFESTIKLFRLDKPEKIANAKSIVFVLSLGIKKDMIIEIQATGADEKEAVEQLVAFVEGGLGE; translated from the coding sequence ATGTATAAAAAACAAATTCAAATTACGAATCCATCAGGATTACACGCAAGACCAGGTTCAGACTTTGTTAACTTAGCTAAAAAGTTTGAATCAACGATTAAATTATTTAGACTTGATAAACCAGAAAAAATTGCAAATGCTAAATCAATCGTATTTGTTTTATCATTAGGCATTAAAAAAGATATGATCATAGAAATTCAAGCTACTGGCGCAGATGAAAAAGAAGCAGTTGAACAATTAGTTGCGTTTGTAGAAGGCGGATTAGGCGAATAA
- a CDS encoding CPBP family intramembrane glutamic endopeptidase: MNENNEIIEFENLFKEEIKERNEPPKPRDKKNYAYAILTYLLVMFVLNALLLVAFSNIPGAIKEYSKDEIVLENLLMDVSGITLMDPDTYTLYEESYSGYLGILGTATDGTLNHLVIFNASNPYIDGLLVTWNYDHTVVTGYNETLFFSIYYNDDTQLNYWDTDETLEITRYQTDDQVLPNYFLTDDIQIIDYTASSLTPFYQSLYQILIYAILLVLLLRFLISDLKYDFKRFKLVKNQWLVIIVTGYLYVLLGNYLSGFISELLSNAFATPISESVNQMTIVRMLNSDGVIFIVLSAVIIGPIVEELVFRKSIFGLINNQKLALVVSAVVFGAIHLTAEASLASALINGVSYFTMGAIFGYIYLKNNKNIMAPIVVHILVNLISVVASIFLF, translated from the coding sequence ATGAACGAAAATAATGAAATCATAGAATTTGAAAATTTATTCAAAGAAGAAATAAAAGAGAGAAATGAACCACCAAAACCAAGAGATAAAAAAAATTATGCGTATGCTATTTTAACTTATCTTTTAGTTATGTTTGTGTTAAATGCACTACTACTAGTCGCATTTTCAAATATCCCTGGTGCAATTAAAGAATATAGCAAAGATGAAATCGTATTAGAAAATCTACTTATGGATGTATCTGGTATCACTTTAATGGATCCTGACACATATACTTTATATGAAGAATCATATAGTGGTTATTTAGGAATCCTAGGAACTGCTACTGATGGAACGCTTAATCATCTTGTTATTTTTAATGCATCTAATCCATATATTGATGGACTTCTTGTCACTTGGAATTATGATCACACTGTAGTTACTGGATATAATGAAACATTGTTTTTTTCTATCTATTATAATGATGATACTCAACTTAATTATTGGGATACCGATGAAACTTTAGAAATTACAAGATATCAGACTGATGATCAAGTTCTACCTAACTACTTTTTAACCGATGATATCCAAATCATTGATTATACTGCATCTAGTCTAACACCATTTTATCAATCACTATATCAAATTTTAATATATGCGATTTTGCTTGTGTTATTATTACGTTTCTTAATAAGTGATTTGAAATATGACTTTAAACGTTTTAAATTGGTAAAAAATCAATGGCTTGTTATTATTGTAACTGGTTATCTATATGTCTTATTAGGAAATTATTTATCTGGTTTTATATCAGAACTTTTAAGTAATGCATTTGCTACTCCTATTAGTGAGTCCGTCAATCAGATGACTATTGTTAGAATGCTTAACTCAGATGGTGTTATATTTATCGTCTTGTCAGCTGTTATCATTGGACCAATAGTTGAAGAACTTGTATTTAGAAAATCAATTTTCGGATTAATCAATAATCAAAAATTAGCCTTAGTGGTTTCTGCAGTTGTTTTTGGAGCAATTCATTTAACTGCTGAAGCTTCCTTAGCATCAGCATTAATCAATGGAGTCAGCTACTTCACAATGGGTGCAATATTCGGATATATTTATCTTAAGAATAACAAGAATATTATGGCCCCAATAGTGGTTCATATATTGGTAAATTTAATTAGTGTTGTTGCAAGTATATTCCTATTTTAA
- a CDS encoding DUF134 domain-containing protein gives MPRPQKLKTVCCATEFYYGHPKKHKETIQITMEQFETIRLIDYENLNQDEASKLMNVARTTVQALYDQARTLIATALIESKGIQVGGGHYELCDEDAHKDRKGCMKGYGQGEGHGHGDGHCHEDGEGHEHGHGHKDGHGHGDGHGHKDGHGKGHCHDHEHEEEKESDKA, from the coding sequence ATGCCAAGACCACAAAAATTAAAAACTGTATGCTGTGCAACAGAATTTTATTATGGACATCCTAAAAAACATAAAGAAACCATACAAATCACCATGGAGCAATTTGAAACTATTCGCTTAATTGATTATGAAAACCTTAATCAAGATGAAGCTTCTAAATTAATGAATGTTGCAAGAACAACCGTTCAAGCGCTCTATGATCAAGCAAGAACTTTAATCGCAACTGCTTTAATAGAAAGCAAAGGCATTCAAGTTGGTGGCGGTCATTACGAGTTATGTGATGAAGATGCACATAAAGATAGAAAAGGTTGTATGAAGGGTTATGGTCAGGGTGAAGGTCATGGACATGGAGATGGACATTGTCATGAAGATGGCGAAGGTCATGAACATGGTCATGGACACAAAGATGGTCATGGACACGGAGACGGTCACGGTCATAAAGATGGACATGGAAAAGGACATTGTCATGATCATGAGCATGAAGAAGAAAAAGAGAGCGATAAAGCTTAA
- a CDS encoding L-ribulose-5-phosphate 3-epimerase, with product MKAYRLGLYEKSMPNTLSFKEKLEVTKHSGFDFIELSIDESDEKLKRLDYDMKTIKEMKRDMDETGVYIQSICLSGHRRFPLGSLDQSASDKSLEVMRKAIILAHKLGVRYIQIAGYDTFYDISSDETKLKFLANLKISVQYAAIYGVILAFETMETSFMNTTEKAMHYVELINSPYLKVYPDIGNITNAFDANHELVQKDLRLGRGSIVAAHLKETRPGLFRNLMFGQGHTNYQACLTELIDQGVRLFVGEFWYLDNNDWKENIERAYQFLSKNIESVIKNENT from the coding sequence ATGAAAGCATATCGATTAGGTCTTTATGAAAAATCAATGCCAAACACACTTTCTTTTAAAGAAAAACTAGAAGTTACTAAACATAGTGGATTTGATTTTATTGAACTTTCAATTGATGAAAGTGATGAAAAATTAAAACGTCTAGATTATGATATGAAAACAATTAAAGAGATGAAAAGAGATATGGATGAAACAGGCGTTTACATTCAATCGATTTGCTTAAGTGGACATCGAAGATTTCCACTCGGATCGCTGGATCAAAGTGCATCAGATAAATCATTAGAAGTGATGCGAAAAGCAATCATCTTAGCTCATAAATTAGGTGTTAGATATATTCAAATAGCAGGATATGATACTTTTTATGATATTTCAAGTGATGAAACTAAACTAAAATTTTTAGCTAATTTAAAAATATCAGTCCAATATGCAGCAATATATGGCGTGATTCTAGCTTTTGAAACAATGGAAACCAGTTTTATGAATACTACAGAAAAAGCGATGCACTACGTAGAGTTAATCAATAGTCCATATTTAAAAGTATATCCAGACATCGGAAATATTACCAATGCGTTTGATGCAAATCACGAATTGGTTCAAAAAGATTTGCGATTAGGTCGTGGGTCTATAGTTGCGGCACATTTAAAAGAAACAAGACCGGGATTGTTTAGAAATTTAATGTTTGGTCAAGGGCATACAAATTACCAAGCATGTCTAACTGAGTTAATTGATCAAGGTGTTAGATTATTTGTTGGAGAGTTTTGGTATTTAGATAATAATGATTGGAAAGAAAATATAGAAAGAGCTTATCAATTTTTATCAAAAAATATAGAAAGTGTGATTAAAAATGAAAACACTTGA
- the ptsP gene encoding phosphoenolpyruvate--protein phosphotransferase, with product MKTLDKGQNVSLGIGIGKAYIYKRYESKVDEAYIEAEDAKKTFERYLEVKANAMEEIKKIYDFLEAQKDEKAKIFRAHLDIVDDVAIDDEISSNIKDMHYDCGYAIDTVYDMFIEMLSQVEDELIRERVADLKDVKLRLLRILDGVKESNLALLEEDSIVIANDLYPSDTATIDRFHVKGIVTEVGGKTSHTAIIAKSYEIPAILGVSQAMQIIKHDDMIILDATTNQIIINPDEKLLNTYKVKQKEALEAKEKIKAYLDKDSITKDGVKVELGLNIGSASEEELSFEPYVDGVGLFRTEFLYMESDTMPSEEKQFRVYKKTLTKFGKKPVILRTLDIGGDKTLKYMELPKEDNPFLGKRAIRLCFDHMEMFKTQLRAALRASVYGNLWVMFPMVGSVDDILRLREIFNEVKKELDEKNIAYKDDVKFGVMIEIPALIIISDIVSQIVDFASIGTNDLTQYLTAVDRMNPDIASYYQNYAPSIFRTMKMAADYFNKANKPLSVCGELGGDLIGAPLLIGMGIKKLSMNQASIAPIKQMIGQYTLEELKTMADKALNMHQEKDIKKYVLEEHKKKGVNHV from the coding sequence ATGAAAACACTTGATAAAGGACAAAATGTCTCATTAGGTATTGGTATAGGTAAAGCATATATTTACAAACGCTATGAATCAAAAGTAGATGAAGCTTATATTGAAGCAGAAGATGCTAAAAAAACGTTTGAAAGATATCTAGAAGTTAAAGCCAATGCAATGGAAGAAATTAAAAAAATATATGATTTTTTAGAGGCACAAAAAGATGAAAAAGCTAAAATCTTTAGAGCTCATCTTGATATAGTTGATGATGTAGCAATTGATGATGAAATATCTTCTAACATTAAAGATATGCATTATGATTGTGGATATGCAATCGATACGGTTTATGATATGTTTATCGAGATGCTATCACAAGTAGAAGATGAATTGATTAGAGAAAGAGTTGCAGATTTAAAAGATGTTAAATTAAGATTACTTAGAATCTTAGATGGCGTAAAAGAATCAAATTTAGCGCTTCTTGAAGAAGATAGCATAGTCATCGCAAATGATTTATATCCTTCAGATACCGCAACTATTGATAGATTCCATGTAAAAGGGATTGTTACTGAAGTTGGTGGTAAGACATCACATACAGCTATTATTGCGAAAAGCTATGAAATACCAGCTATCTTAGGTGTTAGCCAAGCAATGCAAATCATCAAGCATGATGATATGATCATCTTAGATGCTACAACTAATCAAATCATTATTAATCCAGATGAAAAATTGTTAAATACTTATAAAGTTAAACAAAAAGAAGCTTTAGAAGCTAAAGAAAAGATTAAAGCATATCTTGATAAAGATTCAATAACAAAAGATGGTGTTAAAGTAGAATTAGGCTTAAATATTGGTTCAGCAAGCGAAGAAGAGTTATCTTTTGAACCTTATGTTGATGGTGTTGGTCTATTTAGAACTGAATTTTTGTATATGGAATCAGATACAATGCCTAGTGAAGAAAAACAATTTCGTGTATACAAAAAGACATTAACTAAATTTGGTAAAAAACCTGTTATTTTAAGAACACTTGATATAGGTGGAGATAAGACTTTAAAATATATGGAGCTTCCTAAGGAAGATAATCCATTTTTAGGCAAACGTGCCATTAGATTGTGTTTTGATCACATGGAAATGTTTAAAACACAATTAAGAGCTGCATTAAGAGCTTCTGTATATGGAAATTTATGGGTTATGTTTCCAATGGTTGGAAGTGTCGATGATATCTTACGATTAAGAGAAATTTTTAATGAAGTTAAAAAAGAATTAGATGAAAAAAATATTGCATATAAAGATGATGTTAAATTTGGAGTTATGATTGAAATACCAGCACTTATTATCATTTCTGATATTGTTAGCCAAATCGTAGATTTCGCTAGCATAGGCACAAATGATTTAACACAATATTTAACTGCAGTTGACAGAATGAATCCAGATATTGCATCATATTATCAAAACTATGCACCAAGTATATTTAGAACAATGAAAATGGCTGCTGATTACTTTAACAAAGCTAATAAACCATTATCTGTATGTGGTGAACTTGGTGGAGATTTAATTGGTGCACCATTATTAATAGGTATGGGTATTAAAAAATTAAGTATGAATCAAGCATCGATTGCTCCAATCAAGCAAATGATTGGTCAATATACACTAGAAGAACTTAAAACAATGGCAGATAAAGCATTAAACATGCATCAAGAAAAAGATATAAAAAAATATGTTCTAGAAGAACATAAAAAAAAGGGAGTTAATCATGTATAA
- the araD gene encoding L-ribulose-5-phosphate 4-epimerase AraD — translation MIKDTKIKVLEANLYLPKHDLVKFTWGNVSERDLDTGYVVIKPSGVSYDNMKADDMVVLDLNGKIIEGSLNPSSDTKTHLEVYKAFPEVNGICHVHSTHATAYAQAGKPIRALGTTHADYFYGDVSCLRVLTKEEIDEDYERHTGLVIVDHFKGSKILENPAILLEGHGVFTFGKDAKDSVFHASVLEEVAKMNVLTETINPEVKQMPSYLKDKHYLRKHGKDAYYGQGKKK, via the coding sequence ATGATAAAAGATACTAAAATTAAAGTTTTAGAAGCTAATTTGTATTTACCTAAACATGATTTAGTTAAATTCACTTGGGGTAATGTATCAGAACGTGACTTAGATACTGGTTATGTTGTGATTAAGCCTTCTGGTGTTTCATATGACAATATGAAAGCAGATGATATGGTTGTTTTAGATTTAAACGGAAAAATCATTGAAGGTAGTTTAAATCCATCTAGTGATACTAAAACACATTTAGAGGTATATAAAGCATTTCCTGAAGTCAATGGCATCTGTCATGTACATTCAACACATGCAACAGCTTACGCACAAGCAGGAAAGCCTATTAGAGCACTTGGAACAACACATGCTGACTATTTTTATGGTGATGTGAGTTGTTTAAGAGTTTTGACTAAAGAAGAAATTGATGAAGATTATGAAAGACATACAGGTCTTGTTATCGTTGATCATTTTAAGGGATCTAAAATTTTAGAAAATCCTGCGATTCTATTAGAAGGTCATGGTGTTTTTACTTTTGGTAAAGATGCGAAAGATTCTGTGTTTCACGCATCTGTATTAGAAGAAGTCGCAAAAATGAATGTTTTAACTGAAACGATTAATCCTGAAGTTAAACAAATGCCAAGTTATTTAAAAGATAAACATTATTTACGTAAACATGGTAAAGATGCTTATTATGGTCAAGGTAAAAAGAAATGA